The uncultured Bacteroides sp. DNA segment CTTCACGAATGAAGGTCCACCTACGTTTCCGGCAGGAAACACCTTGCATAGATCGCATCCAACCTCCTGGGCAAAGCCTACCTCAGATACCGACCCACAACCGGGAGTATAAGGAATCAAGCGACGATTACAAATCTTAGCAATCTCAGGATTGAACAACGGACCAACGATGAAGTTAGCACCCAATTGGATGTACATAGCTGCAGTAGCCGGATCAACAATTGAACCAATACCCATAATCATTTCAGGGCATTCTTTTGCAGCCCATTTCACTAATTCAGCAAATACATCCTGAGCGAAATCACCACGGTTGGTAAATTCGAATGCGCGAACACCACCATCATAGCATGCCTTTACTACATTCTTAGCAACCACTACATCTTTGTTATAGAAAACGGGAACCATCCCTGTGCTTGCCATAGCATTGAGCACTTGTATTTTATTAAATCTTGCCATTTTTTTTCAATTAAAATAATATGTAATCTACTTATCTGCTTACACGACCTGAACCGTCACCCTTCATCAAGTTTTCTACTTCAGCAACAGTAACCAAGTTAAAGTCACCATAGACGGTGTGTTTCAGACACGAAGCAGCAACCGCAAACTCCAGTGCTTTCTGATCATCAGATGGATAACTGATCAAACCATAGATAAGTCCGCCCATGAATGAGTCACCACCACCTACACGGTCTACGATATGAGTAATGTCATATCTATTAGAAATTTTCAATGAACCTTCTGAATAAAGAACGCCCCCCCAAGTATTATGGTTCGCATTGATCGCACCACGTAGAGTCACAATCATCTTTTTGCAACGTGGGAATTTTGTCATCATCTGAGTACATACTGATTCGAATTCTGCGGAGTTAACTTCTCCGTTGGTAGCAGTTACATCGAAACCTTCGGGTTTGATACCAAAGACTTTTTCACAATCTTCTTCATTACCAAGAATTACATCGCAGCCTTCAACCAATGCAGGCATTACCTCATCAGCTGTCTTACCATATTTCCAAAGATTCTTGCGGAAGTTAATGTCGCAAGAAACAGGCACACCCATTTCATTGGCAACTTTGATCGCTTCCAAACAAGCATCAGCAGCACCTTGAGACAAAGCAGGCGTGATACCGGTCCAGTGAAACCATTGAG contains these protein-coding regions:
- a CDS encoding bifunctional 4-hydroxy-2-oxoglutarate aldolase/2-dehydro-3-deoxy-phosphogluconate aldolase produces the protein MARFNKIQVLNAMASTGMVPVFYNKDVVVAKNVVKACYDGGVRAFEFTNRGDFAQDVFAELVKWAAKECPEMIMGIGSIVDPATAAMYIQLGANFIVGPLFNPEIAKICNRRLIPYTPGCGSVSEVGFAQEVGCDLCKVFPAGNVGGPSFVKNVKAPMPWSMLMVTGGVEPTKENLTAWIKAGVTCVGMGSNLFPGDVVAAQDWAWIVAKCKEAFGYIAEARK
- a CDS encoding sugar kinase, which produces MGKKVVTFGEIMLRLATPGYLRFSQAKEFTATFGGGEANVAVSLANYGLDTEFVTRLPKNDIAQSCIMDLRSHNVGTKEIIFGGDRVGIYFLETGAVARASKVVYDRANSSISTIEPGMVNWKEVLKDAQWFHWTGITPALSQGAADACLEAIKVANEMGVPVSCDINFRKNLWKYGKTADEVMPALVEGCDVILGNEEDCEKVFGIKPEGFDVTATNGEVNSAEFESVCTQMMTKFPRCKKMIVTLRGAINANHNTWGGVLYSEGSLKISNRYDITHIVDRVGGGDSFMGGLIYGLISYPSDDQKALEFAVAASCLKHTVYGDFNLVTVAEVENLMKGDGSGRVSR